The following DNA comes from Anopheles arabiensis isolate DONGOLA chromosome 3, AaraD3, whole genome shotgun sequence.
TACGAAATACAGAAGCAGATTTTTCTACAATATGATGTCCTTAGCTCTATCGAATAAATTTGCGTATCTTCTTGAATTATACACAATTCCCTTGAACGGCTAGCCCGAAGTGACATGACTACCGTTCTACCATTCTAACCCAAACTATCCCCTCCCACTGAAATCGCATTTGCGCGCAGCAGCTGGACAATCAAGCTAGTGTTTATTTTCACTTGAAATTAACGAGCTTCCGTGCAGCTTATAAACATTTCAGCTCGCTTCAAAATCCGTCCCAATTCGAGCGGATCTTCTGGGTTTCCACCGAGTCCACCGAGGGGTTTTGGCGATGCTCCTTCACTGTTTTCTTGCCATTAATACCAAACAAACAGATGGAAGGAAATAAACAATCGCTGGTACGCAAGTGATTACCCAATTTTCCGACCGCTGTCATgttctctctcccttcttcTCACCCACGATACGGTCGCGGTTTGagcgacacagacacacacatagaggGGCGGCCGAGGAGGCAGTCGTAGCCCGTCGGATCGTAATTAGCAAAAGCGCACGCGAGTCGCATTAATTTGCGCTCAAAACACTAGAAGCAAAAATCAATTCGCGAGCCCAGTTTCGCACAGTTTCGGACAGATTCCGGGAGCCGGTCGCCCCGGCTCCGTCCGGCTTCCGGCTACCGTCGAAGCCGCACGCAAACACAAAGAGCACATCGCAAGGGGGGGAGACCAGGGGAGAACAGTGTGCAGGAGTGCTGCGACCGAGATGGGAAAGCAGGtttatgcaaatgcaaatgagaAATCTTGTGCAAGCGGTTTAGGGTGTGGACCAGACCAGACCATACACGCGGCCAGCCGGACCGCACCGTGCCGGACAGCACAGCCGGTGACGAAAATGGACGGGGCGAATGGATAATAATGGAAGAAATACACACGTACATTTGGACGGGTACGGGTTCGGTATTGGGACGTACTGTTTGCGCTTGACACTAATTGAAACTGTCACCGAATGTGGGCAAGCGGTGTGGCTTCTGTCACATGGGGTGGGGATAgttcttttttgtgctttgttttgctttctgcgATAGTGGAGGGCATTGTGGGCGTTACATTGTTTAAGTTTTATTGCACATTATTATGTTtggcactgttttttttagtgtTAAATGACAGTTGTAGTAAGCCGCTTTGCATGCAATTATTTGCTGCTCTCATACAAATGCAGAGTCGAATGGTGTGATGTTTTTGCACCATCTACTAACCGTTAAAATTCCAAAATACATGAGATTGTTGAATATAATATTAAAGTATacttattgtttaattttactgAATCTCACTGAATAAAATTTGCaacaacatatttttgataaaaaatggtaaaatttcACCTTTTTCTTAGTATTACCATTGTTTGTACAGGAGAATCATCGATTTGCACAAAGTATAATAGTGTTTCTTTCCTGACATGGGGCACGGTCCTGGCCTGGCAAACTTGAGAACaagttgtgtttgttttctcaaCTCAACGTGTTTCAATTCCCTGATGCAGAACATACACCTCTTCCAGCGATCGGCAAAGTACGGCTCACGAGCCGCATGTGGCTCGTTGATTTCTAAATCCTTCATATATTTCATAGAAcgttcaaatattttttctcttgGTTTATCTATTCGACTCGTAACGAGGAACTCTAAGAATACTTTTGTAGAAATTGGCCCTTTCGGTCGAAAAGTTTGCCGACGGCTGACCTAAGTATTACTACCCCTTAATCTCCTATCCCAGTGTAGGTTGTTATGCTAAGCAAGCAAATAGCGTGTGTGTATTATCGAAACATTCACctatatgaaaaataaaacatataataCCAGATAACTCCTCATTCACGCATTCAGAGCAAAAAGTCCTTCTGAGAATCATCCTCTCGACAGTCTCAGGAAAGGTTTTGTCAGATTTGGAAATGGTCCGTATTTCAGAGGCAAATGAGAGAACTGATACTATAAAGGGCGATATAGTCCTAGCTTTGTGACAGGTTATTTGTGGTGAACTAGTTGATCAGGGTGTTGACCTTTGACCCGAGGCAGGTGAAATCTTGGATGACATGAAAAGTACGTTTGTCTTGTCCGTACATTATCACTAAGTAGATGAGAACTCGTTAGTGCCACACATAAATATGgcctttgcctcgtttatctgcaatccgaggttctctgtcACCTGGCCGATCGCTTCGTTGACCTTGGCTACATAGAAGAGCCAAAGACCCGTATCgtcagaaaagcaaaaaaaaaacatttcaattgtTAAAAACCAGttatttaataaattgaatattcAATTGCGTCAAGAATGTGGTATGTACAAAGCTCTACGACAACTAGAACAGAGCAATTAAAAACTTTCataattcataaaaatatCCTAAAGCCGAAACTGCctgaaacaaaattaatatttgCTTTAGCCATAACCATTTTTATAGGCAGTCTTCAAGTTATTTCAACCGTTATTACCGTACATCGAATGTACTTTGATATTCTGAcaaaaactaagatatcttacACCCATAACCTAAATCATCTTGACCATTTCTTCGTCCGTCTACAGCAACATTCCCTTTCCGCAAGATTATATTGAGCGATTTTAAAGTGTTGCAATTTTGCCCCTTGGCACACGCGATCACCCCCAAAATAAGCTACAATAACCTTGACATCCACTTTTCGGCTCGATCGCGTACCATTCCCCGAAACCCGAACCAGCTCAAACTCGCCCAGCCTACTAACCGACATGTACGCATATGTTCTCATCAGCTTCTGCCCGCAAAACTGCCGCCCAGCCAGCACAAGGGCAAGCGTTTGCAAACGGCTTACGGTCGGCTTAAATGATATTGTCAATAAATTCATTACCATTTCTAAGACAGCATGACCTTAATTCGATAATGAATGGGATGCTGCGGTCGGTACGCCATTTCGCAAACGACTCACGGGTGCAATGCTgagtcgctgtgtgtgtgtgtgcgtgtacgtaTCTGTCTCCTAACATTCGTCCGGGTTGGTTTTGCCAATTTAACCGGGATGAACACCATCGTTTAACGGCGCGCTCTGGCGTGGCCGAGGGTGCGTGTTTTGCCGACCGTCGGCGGGCCGGAACCGTTCCATTTCTGTTGTTCGCTGGCAATGGCAATTATCATTTCATTGGTGTCAGCGATGAAACGATGCCCCCGGTGGGACCGGGGTGAAACGTGACAGCAGGATAAGAACAGATGACTATCTTAACATCCAAGTTTGCTGTTTTGGCGTAGCCGCGGCAGGGAGAAAATCAACCGACCCGTGGACAGGGCGGGCATTGCGTGCGACATTCGCTCGCGGAAGATTAGGTTCGGGCAGGGTGGGATTCGTTCGTTTCAGCATGTTCTCATGCCATTTTTCGGTGCGAAAGTTCAAATCGGCATTAATCATAATTCGTTGTTGGATTGGACCGCTTGAACTCGGGCTCAGTTTGATTGCTTTGTAAGACATTCTTGTTAACGGTTTTCGGCGCGATTGTTCCGCTCTGACACTTCAATTAACAATTTGGCGTTGTTATGATTGCAAATGAATGTTTACACAAGTGAGGAAGGAGTAGTTGGTATTAGAGTTAAACTCATAAACGATttcttaaaacaaattaaagaaaaactaaTACGTTAATTTCTCCTTCTACAGAACAAGCCTGTCTTTACTCTATACGATGGCGTGCTGAACGCTTACGAAACCTTCATCGGACGTGTGACGCTCCTCAACAACGACATACTCTACGGCAAAGCGTCCCTCAATTTGACCTCGATACGCGAAAGCGACAACGGCTGGTACGAGTGCAAAGTGATCTTCCCGAACCGTGTCCCGAACAAGCGCAACAATGGCACCTGGTTTCACATTTCCGTTCTAGGTAAGTAATTCTACATTCAACGATACCGAATTTACATTAATTTTGCATCTCCAACACAGGCGGAACACTGTTGCGCATTCCACCCGTCAACCAGACCGTACTGGAAGGCGATCCAGCCTTTTTCCACTGCGTCGTCCAGAATCCGGAAACGATGTTCGTCGAGTGGTACAAAGACAATGTGTCGCTGTTGGAATATTACGATCTGGCCCATCGCTCGATGATGGGTCCGGACGGTAGTCTTACGATCAACCCGACACAGATGAGCGATCTTGGGTTCTTTACCTGCGAGGTGCGCAACTCTGCCAACGATACCCAGTCAGCTAGTGCCTACTTGAACGTACAGTGTGAGTAGTAGAAACAGTAGTCTTTGTTGAGTTTCGCTCCTTAATTGAACCCATCTTTTACCGTCTTAATCTCTTTAGATAAGGCAAAGGTAGTGTACGCACCGAAAGAGGTTTACATTCCGTTTGGTGAGTCGGCCGTGCTGAACTGTCATTTCCGATCGAATCCACCGTTGAAGAATTTGCGCTGGGAAAAGGACGGGTTCCTGTTCGATCCGTACAATGTGCAGGTAAGGTTTGAGGTACTATCATTGTGAACACAAGCGGTCATGGTATATGGTTTATAGCTCTATCAGGCTATGAAACAAAGGGTTCAGTTGACCACAGCTTAACAACACGCCATTAAATGCTACATGGTGTGAAATAATGTATTGACCACAGGGTTTGTAACGTTCCATTGATGGCTTTATGTCAACTCTCCGTGCTATCACTAAATCGAGATGGACCACAAACAGGATTAGGATTAAAATGTGTTGGTTCTTGACACAACCCTTTCTCTTTAGAGTTGTCATAGACATCGCAGTAATGGATCCCACTATTTCCTTATCTGAAACAGAGTTTCTAAATGTGGAAATATAATAACTTTAAGAAATGTAAACAGTTTGAAGTGGATTCTTTAAGTCTCTGCTGGGCTTTCATTATCCAAAGATGGAATTCTCTATATTACGTGAACAGTTCAGTGAACAACGTGCTTAAATCTTACAAATCGCGTTTGACTTCCTTTTTCCACTGTCAATACATTCTTCTTCGTTTTCACTAAAAGTTCTTCTTCTAAGTTAGGTTGAATATTGGACGTGTTGAACTCTATCATAAAAAGCTATTTTGTACGACAACCGAATTCAATCGTATAAttgcataatttaattaattgtgGAATACTTCAAAAAgctaaaggccgggctacatcgaccgtactccgtagtgtaattttgattttcactagcgcacctggcggaagctggtggaagctttttttggtcaacAAGGGAATGGTcttgccggatctcaaaattaagttgttttttaattgtttttttgcgAAAATGGTTgcaatacttgcacaacatatcgATCTATCAATTGCATAGCTTTTCCAGACCAGTTtatgtaaaaaacatggaaaaataacatattttatgaagcggctacaaattgtttggcaaaatgcttcagtcaaccgccgccagatgcgctagtgaaaatcaaaattacgctatggagtacgatcaatgtagcccggccttaacatTTTCTGCACATGATTCAAAACGCTCAGACATTTAGGAACTTTTCGGGGAAAAGTTGAGTTTAACGCAAAGTTCTGTTATCCCTTTCCATTACTACATTGCAGGGTGTATTCTATAATCGCAATGGAAGCCTCCAGTTTGACAAAGTAGACGACTCACACGCCGGCCGGTACTCCTGCACACCTTACAACGATCTCGGAACCGATGGACCCTCACCGATCATCAACGTAATCGTGCAAAGGCCACCGTTTTTCACCATCAAACCGAAGCTCGTGTACGTCACCAAGATGGGCGGTACGGTCCAGATGCACTGTGATGCACGGGATCGCGACGGCTATCACATTCCCCAGATAACGTGGATTAAGGTAGGATGCAGAGAAGAATTtaagaatttaaatttaagtgTTATAAACTCACCTTGAttgttgtgtttggttgtgtCGTTTAGAAAGATGGTAGCCTTCTGCCGTACGGTCGATTCTCCGTGAACGGAGGCAACATAACGATCGAGGACATCGTTGAGTCCGATCGGGGAATCTACGGCTGTCAGGCGACGAACGAGGCGGCCACCGTCACAGCCGATGCAGAGATTATGATTGAAAACGTGTCACCGCGAGCACCGTACAATCTGACCGGCAACAGTACGGACACCTCGATCACGATCCGCTGGGCGCCGGGCTATATTCGCCAGTACCTGGAGTACATCATCTGGTACCGGTTAGCGGAAGCGCCCGAGTGGCGAACACTCAAGGTAAATGATAAGCATGTCCTGGAGGCAACGATCACCAACTTGCAGCCAGCACGGGAGTACGAGT
Coding sequences within:
- the LOC120902627 gene encoding protein borderless gives rise to the protein MINMQQLLSTATVVRCSGRRSAVGVGGAPLRHGPASGGRVAHVALLLAAVLIAVCGFGWTEGYLDDRQPVYLEAKIGSYVILDCPVDFPQDEPIPYVLHWNKDNKPVFTLYDGVLNAYETFIGRVTLLNNDILYGKASLNLTSIRESDNGWYECKVIFPNRVPNKRNNGTWFHISVLGGTLLRIPPVNQTVLEGDPAFFHCVVQNPETMFVEWYKDNVSLLEYYDLAHRSMMGPDGSLTINPTQMSDLGFFTCEVRNSANDTQSASAYLNVQYKAKVVYAPKEVYIPFGESAVLNCHFRSNPPLKNLRWEKDGFLFDPYNVQGVFYNRNGSLQFDKVDDSHAGRYSCTPYNDLGTDGPSPIINVIVQRPPFFTIKPKLVYVTKMGGTVQMHCDARDRDGYHIPQITWIKKDGSLLPYGRFSVNGGNITIEDIVESDRGIYGCQATNEAATVTADAEIMIENVSPRAPYNLTGNSTDTSITIRWAPGYIRQYLEYIIWYRLAEAPEWRTLKVNDKHVLEATITNLQPAREYEFMVLCQDNYGDGMFSKAFRYFTKPTEFEQPENGLQDALLQFSQIGSPRNFYVRKEQDNFVARWEPPELGLDQLRFYILRWWIEPQHKLHGSAETSETHYILEQLDEDEMYTIQVFALSTTNYTSGSNEYELYVYPYRRVKVMTVSGVLILLFCLAVISTLLYMKRKRIRQLREAENMKI